A DNA window from Patagioenas fasciata isolate bPatFas1 chromosome 1, bPatFas1.hap1, whole genome shotgun sequence contains the following coding sequences:
- the CD86 gene encoding T-lymphocyte activation antigen CD86 translates to MEVCTIFLYAMILLPGIAASVHQVKSFLNHTAYLSCYFPNPQKTDIKEFIVFWQKGDEVVHEVYYGQEKYDNLSPKYINRTKMDMDKWTLQLLNAGIVDEGQYKCIIIQRRDKKSPKVIYTSECSLYIFANYSQPEIVRLHTGELKPNKYLNLSCSSSGGYPEPKQMTWLISRENRTLRLMRHMDVSQDAVTKLYSVTTKLNITVPANTFTNISCLLHLGEQLGSLVSVPLGVEIPGEEMEQVKIDFLGPLTAVIVLITLSLVFVILKKKRNSSPTNQSVSLVV, encoded by the exons ATGGAGGTCTGCACAATCTTCCTTTATGCTATGATACTTCTCCCAG GTATTGCTGCCAGTGTGCATCAGGTGAAGTCATTTCTCAATCACACTGCATACCTATCCTGCTATTTTCCAAACCCTCAGAAGACTGACATTAAAGAGTTCATAGTTTTTTGGCAAAAAGGTGATGAAGTGGTGCACGAAGTATACTACGGCCAAGAAAAATATGACAACCTTAGCCCTAAATATATAAATCGCACCAAGATGGATATGGACAAATGGACCTTGCAATTGTTAAATGCAGGAATTGTGGACGAGGGACAGTATAAATGTATTATTATACAGCGCAGAGATAAAAAGTCGCCAAAGGTCATATACACATCTGAGTGCTCACTGTACATCTTTG CCAACTATAGTCAACCTGAGATAGTGCGGCTGCACACTGGGGAACTAAAGCCCAACAAATACTTGAATCTTTCCTGTTCTTCCAGCGGAGGTTATCCAGAGCCCAAGCAGATGACTTGGCTAATTTCACGTGAAAACAGAACACTCAGGCTTATGCGTCACATGGATGTCTCACAGGATGCTGTAACAAAGCTATACAGTGTTACCACCAAGCTGAATATCACAGTTCCTGCAAACACCTTCACTAATATTAGCTGCTTGCTTCACCTTGGAGAGCAGCTGGGGAGCCTTGTCTCAGTGCCACTAGGTGTAG AGATACCAGGGGAAGAAATGGAGCAAGTGAAGATAGATTTCTTGGGCCCACTTACAGCTGTCATTGTACTGATCACACTTTCTCTGGTTTTTGTGAtattgaagaagaaaagaaatagcTCACCTACCAACCAGA GTGTCAGCCTAGTAGTCTAG